One window from the genome of Thalassospira xiamenensis M-5 = DSM 17429 encodes:
- a CDS encoding ABC transporter ATP-binding protein — MPEAILSLANVTKQFGALRASDNVSLDLLPGEIHALIGPNGAGKSTLIKQIAGEIKSDSGDIRFAGRDIGDLDAVERSRMGLARTFQVSSLMPEFSVLQNVVLAQQSVSGKIFRFFKPVLSDASLIEPAMAQLERVGLADRAQMRAADISHGERRQLEMAVALALKPRAFLLDEPMAGMGPEGSKRLTGFLDGLRAEAPILLVEHDMDAVFALADRISVLVYGRVIATGTVDDIRGNEDVKRAYLGEEA; from the coding sequence ATGCCTGAAGCCATTCTTTCCTTAGCCAATGTCACCAAGCAGTTCGGGGCGTTGCGCGCAAGTGACAATGTGTCGCTGGACCTTTTGCCCGGTGAAATCCATGCCCTGATCGGGCCGAACGGGGCGGGGAAATCCACCCTGATCAAGCAGATCGCGGGCGAGATCAAATCTGACAGCGGCGACATCCGCTTTGCCGGGCGTGATATCGGCGATCTGGATGCGGTGGAACGGTCCCGAATGGGGTTGGCGCGGACATTTCAGGTGTCGTCCCTGATGCCGGAATTCTCTGTGCTTCAGAACGTCGTTCTGGCGCAGCAATCGGTCAGCGGGAAAATCTTCCGGTTTTTCAAGCCGGTTCTGAGCGATGCGTCGTTGATCGAACCTGCGATGGCGCAATTGGAGCGGGTTGGCCTTGCCGACCGGGCCCAGATGCGGGCCGCCGACATATCGCACGGCGAACGCAGGCAGCTTGAAATGGCGGTTGCGTTAGCACTTAAGCCGCGTGCCTTCCTGCTCGACGAGCCGATGGCGGGCATGGGGCCGGAAGGGTCCAAACGTTTGACCGGGTTCCTTGACGGATTGCGGGCAGAGGCACCGATCCTGCTGGTGGAGCACGATATGGACGCGGTTTTTGCGCTGGCCGACCGGATTTCGGTTCTGGTCTATGGCCGGGTGATTGCGACCGGCACGGTTGACGATATTCGTGGCAACGAGGACGTCAAGCGGGCGTATCTGGGGGAGGAAGCCTGA
- a CDS encoding branched-chain amino acid ABC transporter permease, whose protein sequence is MSMNRETILNIVLAALLIAVPVIAQIMGEPFIITLATKVAILGMAGVGLNIALGFGGLVSFGHAAFFGIGGYAAGILASHALNYEPIMTAPFEINGTTQMIVIWIVALIASALVALLIGAITLRTSGVYFIMITLAFAQMIYYFAISWPAYGGEDGLSIYVRNSFPGLNTLDPISFFALCAAMLGVAIAFSAVLIRSRFGLALHGARQNSQRMMAIGIAPFRVRLVAFVISAMITAWAGALYADLNRFVSPSMLSWHMSGEIMVFVILGGVGRLFGPVAGAALYIILEHLLGGMFEYWQLPLGILLLVVVLFARGGLIGLLAGERKHA, encoded by the coding sequence ATGAGCATGAACCGCGAAACCATCCTTAATATCGTTCTCGCCGCGTTGCTGATTGCGGTGCCGGTGATCGCACAGATCATGGGCGAGCCGTTTATCATTACCCTTGCAACCAAGGTTGCGATCCTTGGCATGGCAGGGGTCGGGCTTAACATCGCGCTTGGCTTTGGCGGGCTTGTGTCATTTGGTCATGCGGCATTTTTCGGGATCGGGGGCTATGCCGCCGGGATCCTTGCCAGCCACGCACTGAATTACGAGCCGATCATGACGGCACCCTTTGAAATCAACGGTACGACACAGATGATTGTCATCTGGATCGTGGCATTGATCGCATCGGCTTTGGTGGCGCTTCTGATCGGGGCGATCACGCTTCGGACCAGTGGTGTCTATTTCATCATGATCACGCTGGCCTTTGCGCAGATGATCTATTATTTCGCGATTTCCTGGCCGGCCTATGGCGGGGAAGACGGGCTTTCGATTTATGTGCGCAACAGCTTCCCGGGTCTGAACACGCTTGACCCGATCAGCTTCTTTGCGCTGTGTGCCGCGATGCTGGGCGTTGCGATTGCGTTTTCAGCCGTGCTGATCCGGTCGCGGTTTGGTTTGGCCCTGCATGGGGCGCGGCAAAACAGCCAGCGGATGATGGCGATTGGCATTGCGCCGTTTCGGGTGCGTCTGGTGGCGTTTGTGATTTCAGCGATGATTACCGCATGGGCCGGTGCGCTTTATGCCGATCTGAACCGGTTTGTCAGCCCGTCGATGCTGTCATGGCATATGTCGGGTGAAATCATGGTGTTTGTCATTCTTGGCGGGGTCGGGCGGCTGTTTGGTCCGGTCGCGGGGGCGGCACTTTACATCATTCTGGAACATCTTCTGGGCGGCATGTTTGAATACTGGCAATTGCCACTGGGTATTCTGTTGCTGGTGGTGGTGCTGTTTGCACGCGGTGGCCTGATCGGCCTTCTGGCGGGGGAGCGCAAACATGCCTGA
- a CDS encoding branched-chain amino acid ABC transporter permease, with translation MFSLFLEQLLNGLQSGVMLFLMASGLTLVFGVMGLINLAHGSLYMVGAFACAAVAAWTGSFWLGLVASLMAAALAGALVEMLVIRRLYKRDHLDQVLATFALILIFSEGTRWIFGSFPLFLNVPEALSGTVTIPGGSQYPIFRLAIIVAGLMVAGGLFLLIGKTRLGTRIRAGEADREMIAALGINIDRLYTVVFALGAALAGLAGAFVGTTQSVQVGMGEPVLILAFVVIVIGGIGSIKGALVGSLLVGFTDTMGRFLLPIGFEAFFDPASATAIGSALASMLIYIVMALVLFLRPSGLFGTEA, from the coding sequence ATGTTTTCTTTATTTCTGGAGCAGCTTCTGAACGGCCTTCAGTCGGGGGTCATGCTGTTTCTGATGGCATCGGGTCTGACGCTTGTTTTTGGTGTCATGGGGCTGATCAATCTGGCGCACGGGTCGCTTTATATGGTGGGCGCGTTTGCGTGCGCGGCCGTTGCGGCGTGGACCGGTTCATTCTGGCTTGGCCTTGTCGCGAGTTTGATGGCGGCCGCCCTTGCAGGCGCGCTGGTTGAGATGCTGGTGATCCGCAGGCTTTATAAACGCGATCACCTTGATCAGGTGCTGGCGACATTTGCGCTTATTCTTATTTTTTCCGAAGGAACCCGGTGGATTTTCGGCTCCTTCCCGCTGTTTTTAAATGTCCCCGAAGCCCTTTCGGGCACGGTAACTATCCCTGGTGGATCGCAATATCCGATTTTTCGGCTGGCGATTATTGTGGCTGGTCTGATGGTGGCGGGCGGGCTGTTCCTGCTGATTGGCAAGACGCGGCTTGGTACGCGCATCCGCGCCGGTGAAGCCGACCGTGAGATGATCGCCGCATTGGGGATCAATATCGACCGGCTTTACACGGTTGTTTTCGCCCTTGGTGCGGCATTGGCCGGGTTGGCCGGAGCGTTTGTCGGAACCACGCAATCGGTTCAGGTCGGCATGGGCGAACCGGTTCTGATTTTGGCGTTTGTCGTCATCGTGATTGGCGGGATCGGGTCGATCAAAGGCGCGCTTGTCGGGTCGTTACTGGTCGGCTTTACCGACACGATGGGGCGGTTTTTGTTGCCCATCGGGTTCGAGGCGTTTTTCGATCCGGCAAGTGCGACGGCGATTGGGTCGGCCCTTGCATCGATGCTGATTTATATCGTTATGGCGCTGGTGCTTTTCCTGCGGCCAAGCGGTTTGTTCGGGACGGAAGCCTGA
- a CDS encoding ABC transporter substrate-binding protein translates to MKGTKTTIAALAALLMAGAAQAEPVKVGMITTLSGGGAGLGIDARDGFMLAVKQANNPDLTVVIEDDQQKPDIAVQLADKMIQSEKVDVLTGIIWSNLAMAVVPSAVAQDKFYLSVNAAPSQLAGKGCNKNYFSVSYQNDNLHEAAGGYATSAGYEKTFVMAPNYPAGKDSIAGFKRFYLGDVSGEVYTKLGQTDYAAEIAQIRASGADSVFFFLPGGMGIAFMKQHAQSGVDIPLIGPAFSLDQGILGAIGDAAIGIKNTANWSKDIDNDTNKAFVETFQAEYGRLPSIYASYGFDTANLLLSAMGKADVNDKDAFRDALRAADFNSVRGKFIFGPNQHPIQDIYVREVVKEGDVLTNKIIGTALIDHADAYASECAM, encoded by the coding sequence ATGAAGGGCACTAAGACGACAATTGCAGCTTTGGCTGCGCTTTTGATGGCAGGGGCGGCACAGGCCGAGCCGGTCAAGGTTGGCATGATCACGACCCTTTCGGGGGGCGGTGCGGGGCTTGGCATCGATGCGCGCGATGGTTTCATGCTCGCCGTCAAGCAGGCGAACAACCCGGACCTGACGGTTGTGATCGAAGACGATCAGCAGAAACCCGATATCGCGGTTCAGCTTGCCGATAAAATGATCCAGAGCGAGAAGGTCGATGTCCTGACCGGTATCATCTGGTCGAACCTGGCGATGGCGGTGGTGCCGTCGGCGGTGGCGCAGGACAAGTTTTATCTTTCGGTCAATGCCGCACCGTCGCAATTGGCGGGCAAGGGCTGCAACAAGAATTACTTCAGCGTTTCGTACCAGAACGACAATTTGCATGAAGCCGCAGGCGGTTATGCGACCAGTGCCGGTTACGAGAAAACCTTTGTGATGGCGCCGAACTATCCGGCGGGCAAGGATTCCATCGCCGGTTTCAAGCGTTTCTATCTGGGGGATGTATCGGGCGAGGTTTACACCAAGCTTGGCCAGACCGACTATGCGGCCGAAATCGCGCAGATCCGTGCATCGGGTGCGGATAGCGTGTTCTTCTTCCTGCCGGGCGGCATGGGCATTGCGTTCATGAAACAGCATGCCCAGTCGGGTGTGGATATTCCGTTGATCGGGCCGGCATTCTCGCTTGATCAGGGGATTCTTGGCGCGATTGGCGATGCGGCGATTGGCATCAAGAACACCGCCAACTGGTCCAAGGATATCGACAACGACACCAACAAGGCGTTTGTCGAAACCTTCCAGGCGGAATATGGCCGCCTGCCGTCGATCTATGCGTCATATGGCTTTGATACCGCCAACCTGTTGCTGTCGGCAATGGGCAAGGCAGACGTCAATGACAAGGACGCCTTCCGTGATGCGCTGCGTGCAGCGGACTTCAATTCCGTCCGTGGCAAGTTCATCTTTGGTCCGAACCAGCATCCGATTCAGGACATCTATGTCCGTGAAGTGGTGAAGGAAGGCGACGTTCTGACCAACAAGATCATTGGCACAGCCCTTATCGATCATGCCGATGCCTATGCATCGGAATGTGCGATGTAA
- the kynA gene encoding tryptophan 2,3-dioxygenase, with protein MSDKTKNTGCPMNQPYDPSTEGAKTDFSDQMSYGDYLALDAVLTAQHPLTDAQDELLFIIQHQTSELWMKLAIREITAARDAIREGRLQPAFKMLARVSRIFEQLNNAWDVLRTMTPSDYTTFRDALGPSSGFQSYQYRQIEFMLGNRNHAMLRPHAHRDDITEMLKGELATPSLYDEALALLAREGIAVPDAVLSRDVSAPYVAHDEVIAAWHRVYSAPEKHWPLYELAEKLVDFEDYFRRWRFNHVTTVERVIGFKRGTGGTGGVSYLKKMLEVELFPELWRVRTTL; from the coding sequence ATGAGTGATAAAACCAAAAATACCGGCTGCCCGATGAACCAGCCCTATGATCCCAGCACCGAAGGGGCCAAAACCGATTTTTCCGATCAGATGTCGTATGGTGATTATCTGGCGCTTGATGCGGTATTGACCGCGCAGCATCCATTGACCGATGCGCAGGATGAATTGCTGTTTATCATTCAGCATCAGACATCCGAATTGTGGATGAAGCTTGCGATCCGGGAAATTACCGCCGCACGTGATGCCATCCGCGAAGGTCGCCTGCAACCGGCATTCAAGATGCTCGCACGGGTATCGCGGATATTCGAGCAATTGAACAATGCATGGGACGTTTTGCGGACCATGACGCCAAGCGACTATACGACGTTTCGCGATGCGCTGGGTCCGTCGTCGGGCTTCCAGTCATACCAGTATCGCCAGATCGAGTTTATGTTAGGCAATCGTAACCATGCGATGTTGCGCCCGCATGCGCACCGCGATGACATTACCGAAATGCTGAAGGGCGAACTGGCAACGCCCAGCCTTTATGACGAGGCGCTGGCGCTTTTGGCGCGCGAGGGGATTGCGGTGCCCGATGCGGTGTTATCGCGTGATGTCAGCGCGCCATACGTGGCACATGACGAGGTGATTGCGGCGTGGCATCGGGTTTACAGCGCGCCCGAAAAGCATTGGCCGCTTTATGAGCTGGCCGAGAAGCTTGTGGATTTTGAGGATTATTTCCGGCGTTGGCGGTTCAACCATGTGACCACGGTGGAGCGGGTCATTGGCTTCAAACGCGGGACCGGGGGGACCGGCGGGGTGAGTTACCTTAAAAAAATGCTGGAAGTTGAACTGTTTCCGGAACTCTGGCGGGTGCGAACCACGCTTTGA
- the kynU gene encoding kynureninase produces the protein MIDFAATKALFHIPDGVIYLDGNSLGAMPKTAAARAKSMISDEWGEMLIRGWNDARWMEQPKRVGDLVARLIGAAPGTVVMGDTLSIKVYQALASALEMNPDRKVVVSDNGNFPTDLYIADGLIKSLDKGHALKTPNPEDVESLINEDLAVLMLTHVDYRTGRMYDMKRITKMAHDAGAIVIWDLAHSAGAVPVDLAGCEADFAVGCTYKYLNGGPGAPAFIYVRPDHAKTVRPALSGWLGHAAPFAFDLEYSPAPDVSRMRVGTPPVIQMTVLEEAMKAWDGVEMADIRKRSIELCEQFIAGVEASCPMLELASPRDANKRGSQVSFRFENGYAVMQALIARGVIGDFRAPDIIRFGFTPLYIDNNDVDGAVKILAEIMETRAWDKPEFHKRNAVT, from the coding sequence ATGATTGACTTTGCCGCCACCAAAGCCTTGTTCCATATCCCTGACGGGGTGATTTACCTTGACGGGAATTCATTGGGTGCGATGCCGAAAACCGCAGCCGCGCGCGCCAAATCCATGATCAGTGATGAATGGGGCGAGATGCTGATCCGCGGCTGGAACGATGCCCGGTGGATGGAGCAGCCCAAACGCGTTGGCGATCTGGTCGCGCGTCTGATCGGGGCGGCACCGGGTACGGTGGTGATGGGCGATACATTGTCGATCAAGGTTTATCAGGCGCTGGCCAGTGCGCTTGAAATGAACCCGGATCGCAAGGTGGTGGTTTCCGACAATGGCAATTTCCCGACCGACCTTTATATCGCCGACGGGCTAATCAAAAGCCTTGATAAGGGCCATGCCCTTAAGACGCCAAACCCGGAAGATGTTGAAAGCCTGATCAACGAAGACCTTGCGGTCCTGATGTTAACCCATGTCGATTACCGCACCGGGCGGATGTATGACATGAAACGGATCACCAAGATGGCCCATGATGCGGGGGCGATTGTGATCTGGGATCTGGCGCATTCGGCGGGGGCAGTTCCGGTTGATTTAGCCGGGTGTGAAGCCGATTTTGCGGTAGGGTGCACCTATAAATACCTTAACGGTGGCCCCGGTGCGCCGGCATTCATTTATGTCCGGCCCGATCATGCGAAGACCGTGCGCCCGGCATTGTCGGGATGGCTTGGTCATGCGGCCCCGTTTGCCTTTGACCTTGAATACAGCCCGGCACCGGATGTTTCGCGGATGCGGGTCGGAACCCCGCCGGTCATTCAGATGACGGTTCTGGAAGAAGCGATGAAGGCGTGGGATGGGGTCGAGATGGCCGATATCCGCAAACGCAGCATTGAGCTTTGCGAGCAGTTCATTGCCGGGGTCGAGGCAAGCTGCCCGATGCTGGAACTGGCAAGCCCGCGTGATGCGAACAAGCGGGGATCGCAGGTATCGTTCAGGTTTGAAAATGGTTATGCGGTGATGCAGGCCTTGATTGCGCGTGGCGTGATTGGTGATTTCAGGGCACCCGATATCATCCGGTTCGGCTTTACCCCGCTTTATATCGACAACAACGATGTCGATGGCGCGGTGAAGATTCTGGCGGAGATCATGGAAACGCGTGCCTGGGACAAGCCGGAATTCCACAAAAGGAATGCCGTGACATGA
- a CDS encoding AMP-binding protein yields the protein MSHVLGPTAHSDTFARDNLPPVESWPVFNLEKFQYPEYLNAGVELTDRLVEQGFGDNTALIGNGRQRTYKELSDWTNRIAHALAEDYGVKPGNRVLIRSANNPAMVACWLAATKAGAVVVNTMPMLRAGELAQIVDKAEIEFALCDTRLMDELVACAKDSRFLKKVIGFDGTANHDAELDRIALTKSVKYEAVKTGRDDVALLGFTSGTTGEPKATMHFHRDLLIIADGYAKEVLNVTPDDVFVGSPPLAFTFGLGGLAVFPLRFGATATLLEKASPPNMIEIIETYKATVCFTAPTAYRAMLAAMDDGADLSSLRAAVSAGETLPAPVYKAWMEKTGKPMLDGIGATEMLHIFISNRFGDSHPACTGRPVGGYEARIVDDEMNELPVGTIGKLAVRGPTGCRYLADDRQLGYVRDGWNLTGDAFFVDSDGYFHFAARNDDMIVSSGYNIAGPEVEAALLSHPDVAECAVVAAADEERGYIVQAHVVLTPNANPSPEMAKLLQDHVKATIAPYKYPRSILFIDALPKTATGKIQRFRLKQEMSA from the coding sequence ATGTCGCACGTTCTGGGTCCGACCGCACATAGCGATACGTTCGCAAGGGACAATCTGCCACCGGTCGAAAGTTGGCCGGTCTTTAACCTCGAAAAGTTTCAGTATCCCGAATATCTCAATGCCGGGGTCGAGTTGACCGACCGGCTGGTCGAACAGGGGTTTGGTGACAATACCGCCCTGATCGGCAATGGCCGCCAGCGGACATACAAGGAATTGTCCGACTGGACCAACCGGATTGCCCATGCGCTGGCCGAGGATTACGGGGTCAAGCCCGGCAACCGGGTGTTGATCCGGTCGGCCAATAATCCGGCGATGGTAGCGTGCTGGTTAGCCGCGACCAAGGCGGGGGCGGTTGTGGTCAATACCATGCCGATGTTGCGTGCCGGTGAACTGGCCCAGATCGTGGACAAGGCCGAGATCGAATTTGCCCTTTGCGATACGCGGCTGATGGATGAGCTGGTGGCGTGTGCGAAGGACAGCAGGTTCCTTAAAAAGGTGATCGGCTTTGACGGTACGGCCAATCATGACGCGGAACTGGATCGCATTGCCCTGACCAAATCGGTGAAATATGAGGCGGTCAAGACCGGGCGCGATGATGTGGCGTTGTTGGGTTTTACATCGGGCACGACGGGGGAGCCCAAGGCCACCATGCATTTCCATCGTGATCTTCTGATCATTGCCGATGGTTATGCCAAGGAAGTGCTTAACGTGACGCCCGATGACGTGTTTGTCGGGTCGCCGCCCTTGGCCTTTACCTTTGGGCTTGGCGGGTTGGCGGTTTTTCCACTTCGGTTCGGGGCGACCGCGACGTTGCTTGAAAAGGCATCGCCGCCCAACATGATTGAGATTATCGAAACCTATAAGGCAACCGTGTGCTTTACCGCACCGACGGCATATCGGGCGATGCTGGCCGCGATGGATGACGGGGCGGATTTATCATCCCTTCGTGCCGCCGTTTCAGCCGGGGAAACTTTGCCAGCACCCGTTTACAAGGCATGGATGGAAAAGACCGGCAAGCCGATGCTTGACGGGATTGGTGCCACCGAGATGCTGCATATCTTTATTTCCAACCGGTTTGGCGACAGTCACCCGGCCTGCACCGGGCGGCCGGTGGGCGGATATGAAGCCCGGATCGTTGATGACGAGATGAACGAGCTTCCGGTTGGCACGATTGGCAAGCTTGCCGTGCGCGGGCCGACCGGGTGCCGGTATCTGGCCGATGATCGGCAATTGGGTTATGTGCGCGATGGCTGGAACCTGACGGGGGATGCGTTTTTTGTCGATAGCGACGGCTATTTCCATTTTGCCGCGCGCAATGACGATATGATCGTCTCGTCGGGCTACAACATTGCCGGGCCGGAGGTCGAGGCGGCGTTGCTGTCGCACCCGGATGTGGCGGAATGTGCGGTGGTGGCGGCTGCTGACGAGGAACGCGGTTATATCGTGCAGGCGCATGTGGTATTGACGCCGAATGCCAATCCGTCACCCGAAATGGCGAAGCTTTTGCAGGATCATGTCAAGGCGACGATTGCCCCTTATAAATATCCGCGTTCGATCCTGTTTATCGACGCGTTACCGAAAACCGCGACTGGAAAAATCCAGCGATTCCGATTGAAACAGGAAATGTCTGCATGA
- a CDS encoding acyl-CoA dehydrogenase family protein, translating into MADTSYLDWPFFEDRHRELAARLDAWAAANLDGIDHHDVDGACRDLVARLNDGGWLNHAAIDPDQDGAKLDVRSLCLIRETLARYDGLADFAFAMQGLGSGAISLFGTRAQRAGILPKVRSGKAIAAFALTEPQSGSDVANIALDARSDGGHFVLNGEKTWISNGGIADFYCVFARTGEAPGAKGLSAFLVPADTAGLSITERLETIAPHPLARLKFDDCRIPASSLIGLPGEGFKIAMSVLDVFRSTVAAAALGFARRALDETISRVQSRELFGAPLFDLQMVQGHVADMALDVDASALLVYRAAWLKDSGASRVSREAAMAKLYSTDHAQTVIDKAVQIHGGDGVRSGHIVETLYREIRALRIYEGASDVQKIIIARQTLAQK; encoded by the coding sequence ATGGCTGATACGTCCTATCTTGACTGGCCGTTTTTCGAAGACCGGCACCGCGAGCTTGCTGCACGGCTTGATGCGTGGGCGGCGGCCAATCTTGACGGTATCGATCATCATGATGTGGATGGGGCGTGCCGCGATCTGGTGGCGCGGCTTAATGATGGCGGGTGGCTGAACCATGCCGCGATTGACCCCGATCAGGACGGGGCGAAGCTTGACGTCCGGTCGCTTTGCCTGATCCGTGAGACGCTGGCGCGTTATGACGGGCTGGCCGATTTTGCCTTTGCCATGCAGGGACTTGGCAGCGGGGCGATTTCGCTGTTTGGCACCAGAGCGCAGCGTGCGGGTATTCTACCCAAGGTCCGTTCGGGCAAGGCGATTGCGGCCTTTGCCCTGACCGAACCGCAATCGGGATCGGATGTTGCCAATATCGCGCTGGATGCGCGGTCCGATGGCGGCCATTTTGTGCTGAATGGCGAGAAAACCTGGATTTCCAATGGCGGGATTGCCGATTTTTACTGCGTGTTTGCGCGCACTGGCGAGGCACCGGGGGCCAAGGGGCTTTCGGCGTTTCTGGTGCCCGCCGACACAGCGGGGCTTTCGATTACCGAACGGCTGGAAACCATTGCGCCGCATCCATTGGCGCGGTTGAAATTTGATGATTGCCGCATTCCGGCAAGCAGCCTGATTGGCCTTCCGGGTGAAGGCTTTAAAATCGCGATGTCGGTTCTGGACGTGTTCCGGTCGACCGTTGCCGCGGCTGCATTGGGCTTTGCCCGTCGTGCGTTGGACGAAACCATCAGTCGCGTTCAGTCCCGCGAATTGTTTGGTGCGCCGCTTTTTGATTTGCAGATGGTGCAGGGGCATGTGGCCGACATGGCGCTTGATGTCGATGCCAGTGCGCTTCTGGTTTATCGCGCCGCATGGCTTAAGGATAGCGGGGCATCGCGGGTGTCGCGCGAGGCCGCGATGGCAAAACTTTATTCAACCGATCATGCCCAAACCGTCATCGACAAGGCGGTACAAATACATGGCGGCGATGGTGTGCGTTCTGGTCACATCGTTGAAACGCTGTATAGGGAAATTCGCGCCCTTCGGATTTATGAAGGCGCGTCAGACGTCCAAAAAATAATCATTGCACGGCAAACGCTGGCACAAAAATAG
- a CDS encoding enoyl-CoA hydratase family protein, whose protein sequence is MTKMANITPKHFNWRMEGDVAVISLDRPERKNPLTFESYAELRDTFRDLVYADDIKAVVFGSNGGNFCSGGDVHDIIGPLIDKDMKGLLEFTRMTGDLVKAIIGCGKPVIAAVDGICVGAGAIIAMASDLRIATPASKTAFLFTRVGLAGCDMGACAILPRIIGQGRAAELLYTGRSMSADEGERWGFYNRLVEGDVLEAEAIALATRISEGPNFGHMMTKTMLAQEWNMGIEQAIEAEAQAQAICMQTEDFNRAYKAFVAKEKPVFEGN, encoded by the coding sequence ATGACTAAGATGGCAAACATCACGCCAAAGCATTTCAACTGGCGCATGGAAGGCGATGTTGCGGTCATTTCGCTGGATCGGCCGGAACGCAAAAACCCGCTGACGTTCGAGAGTTATGCCGAGCTTCGCGATACGTTCCGCGATCTGGTTTATGCCGATGATATCAAGGCGGTGGTGTTTGGATCGAACGGGGGCAATTTCTGTTCGGGTGGGGATGTGCACGACATTATCGGCCCGCTGATCGACAAGGACATGAAGGGGCTTTTGGAATTTACCCGCATGACCGGCGATCTGGTCAAGGCGATCATTGGCTGTGGCAAGCCGGTGATTGCGGCGGTGGACGGCATTTGCGTTGGTGCCGGGGCGATCATTGCCATGGCATCGGATTTGCGCATTGCGACCCCGGCATCCAAAACCGCGTTCCTGTTTACCCGTGTCGGGCTTGCGGGGTGTGACATGGGGGCATGTGCGATCCTGCCGCGTATCATCGGGCAGGGCCGGGCGGCGGAACTTCTTTATACCGGGCGTTCCATGAGTGCTGATGAGGGCGAGCGTTGGGGGTTCTATAACCGGCTGGTCGAGGGCGATGTTCTGGAGGCCGAGGCGATTGCGTTGGCAACCCGGATTTCCGAAGGCCCGAATTTCGGTCACATGATGACGAAAACCATGCTGGCGCAGGAATGGAATATGGGGATCGAACAGGCGATTGAGGCTGAAGCGCAGGCGCAGGCGATCTGCATGCAGACCGAGGATTTCAACCGCGCCTATAAGGCGTTTGTCGCCAAGGAAAAACCGGTGTTCGAGGGGAACTGA
- a CDS encoding MarR family winged helix-turn-helix transcriptional regulator, producing the protein MDKTVRDPDMPHNETSDISKARLRAWLQVLRVSRKIEGELREKMRLEFGSTLPRFDVMAALYRSRDGMRMSELSSALMVSNGNVTGIVDRLVTEGMLVRVPVENDRRASIVRLTEAGEKDFAERALVHEGWVSELFSDLSAHDADALIRILRTVYHHNEAHHD; encoded by the coding sequence ATGGATAAGACAGTCCGCGACCCCGATATGCCGCACAACGAGACATCGGATATCTCAAAGGCGCGCCTTCGGGCGTGGCTTCAGGTTTTACGCGTGTCGCGCAAGATCGAGGGCGAGCTTCGCGAGAAGATGCGCCTTGAATTCGGCTCCACCCTGCCGCGTTTTGACGTGATGGCAGCGCTTTACCGGTCCCGCGATGGCATGCGCATGAGCGAGCTTTCAAGTGCGTTGATGGTATCAAACGGCAATGTCACCGGGATTGTTGACCGGCTTGTCACCGAGGGGATGCTGGTCCGGGTGCCGGTTGAAAATGATCGTCGGGCATCCATCGTGCGCCTGACGGAAGCGGGCGAAAAGGACTTTGCCGAGCGGGCCCTTGTGCATGAAGGCTGGGTGTCCGAGCTGTTTTCCGATCTGTCGGCCCATGATGCCGATGCCCTGATCCGTATCCTTCGGACTGTTTATCATCATAACGAGGCGCACCATGACTAA